One part of the Vicia villosa cultivar HV-30 ecotype Madison, WI linkage group LG6, Vvil1.0, whole genome shotgun sequence genome encodes these proteins:
- the LOC131610088 gene encoding legumin J-like yields MAKPNSYCFSLLSILLLFTCTCSARQLPREPSELYECQLDTIDAREPDNRYDSEAGFTETWDPTQPDLRCAGVSVLKRTIDPNGLLLPSYVAYPELHFVEQGMGVLGMAIPGCAETYEEPQWERRGRPQLQQDRHQKVRYVKQGDIIAIPPGVPYWTYNYGNTPLVIVSLLDTSNKLNQLDRVPRRFYLGGNPLTQSGRKHGDEEESNNMFSGFDSRFLGEVLKVKERIIRKLQSPDGGQGKHQIIHVKGGLSLIRPPLEPEIRSEEERTHRKREEKVVEEEEVVEDESGKPEREHREWRKETRRHKEGESKGEEGEMVKEKETKTEEHHRHHGERERSEHGGEIREEEEEETEKEKQRRTKTKEREGQKDNFLEETVCTLKLHENLADSSRADVFNPRAGRITSVNGLTLPVLRLLHLSAQWVKLYKDGIFVPHWNMNANSVLYVTRGRGRVQVVNSEGKSVFNGEVRRGKLLVVPQNFAVAEQAGNEGLEYVVFKTNDRAEVNTMVGRDSAISATPAEVLGHVFGLSPQEVNELKNNRNEGVLATPDSRIQDGFIKMV; encoded by the exons ATGGCAAAACCAAATTCCTACTGTTTCTCTCTTCTATCCATCCTGCTCCTCTTCACGTGTACCTGCTCAGCGCGCCAGTTACCACGTGAGCCAAGCGAGCTCTACGAGTGCCAACTCGATACCATCGACGCACGTGAACCCGACAACCGCTATGACTCCGAAGCTGGTTTCACCGAAACCTGGGATCCTACCCAACCTGACCTACGTTGTGCTGGTGTCTCTGTTCTCAAACGCACCATCGATCCCAATGGGCTTCTTTTACCATCTTACGTTGCATATCCTGAACTCCATTTCGTAGAACAAG GAATGGGAGTGTTGGGAATGGCGATTCCAGGTTGTGCTGAGACATATGAAGAGCCACAATGGGAAAGAAGAGGAAGGCCACAACTACAACAAGACCGTCATCAAAAGGTTCGTTACGTGAAGCAGGGTGACATTATTGCTATTCCACCTGGTGTTCCTTACTGGACTTACAATTACGGTAATACCCCGCTCGTTATCGTCAGCCTCCTCGACACTTCCAACAAACTGAACCAACTCGATCGAGTCCCCAGA AGATTCTATCTTGGTGGGAATCCATTAACACAGAGTGGAAGAAAGCACGGTGACGAAGAAGAGAGTAACAACATGTTCAGTGGCTTTGATTCGCGTTTCTTAGGAGAAGTTTTGAAAGTGAAAGAGAGAATAATTAGGAAGCTTCAATCTCCAGATGGTGGACAAGGTAAGCACCAAATTATACACGTGAAAGGAGGTCTTAGTCTTATAAGACCACCGTTGGAGCCAGAAATTAGATCAGAAGAGGAGAGAACACACCGAAAGCGCGAAGAAAAAGTGGTAGAGGAAGAAGAAGTGGTTGAAGATGAGTCAGGTAAACCAGAACGAGAACACCGTGAATGGCGAAAAGAGACAAGAAGACACAAAGAAGGTGAAAGTAAAGGAGAAGAAGGTGAAATGgtaaaagagaaagaaacaaaaaCCGAAGAGCATCATCGTCACCATGGTGAAAGAGAAAGAAGTGAACATGGTGGTGAgataagagaagaagaggaagaagaaacagagaaagagaaacaaagaagAACAAAAACTAAGGAACGCGAGGGGCAAAAAGATAATTTCCTTGAGGAAACCGTTTGTACATTGAAGCTTCACGAGAACCTCGCTGATTCTTCACGCGCCGACGTATTCAACCCAAGAGCCGGTCGCATAACATCTGTCAACGGTTTGACTCTTCCAGTTCTCAGGTTGCTTCATCTTAGTGCCCAATGGGTTAAACTCTACAAG GATGGTATATTTGTGCCGCATTGGAACATGAATGCGAACAGCGTGCTGTATGTGACTAGAGGGAGAGGAAGGGTTCAAGTGGTGAATAGCGAGGGGAAATCGGTGTTTAATGGAGAGGTGAGAAGGGGAAAGTTGTTGGTGGTGCCACAGAATTTTGCGGTGGCTGAACAGGCAGGGAATGAGGGATTGGAATATGTAGTTTTTAAGACGAATGATAGAGCTGAGGTGAATACAATGGTAGGACGTGATTCTGCGATTAGTGCTACACCTGCGGAAGTTCTTGGTCATGTTTTTGGGCTTAGTCCACAGGAAGTGAATGAGCTTAAGAATAATCGGAATGAGGGTGTTTTGGCTACTCCTGATTCTCGAATCCAGGATGGTTTCATAAAGATGGTGTAA